The genome window CTTATGGAACTTATCAAAGCTTCCCAAGAACTACCAGGGAAATCTGTCCTCCCCACAGATCTACAGAAAAGGGTATCACCAGAAAAGAGTATCCCCACATCTTTCACATAAAAGCAAACGCTCCCAGGAGTATGTCCAGGAGTGTGTATAACCTCAATTTTAAAATTACCAAGCTCTATCAGGTCCCCATTACTGAGGCACATATCAGCTTTAGGAGAGGATATAACGCTCCCTAACCATATAGAGAGATTTAAGGCAGGAGAAGTAAGCATAGATGCGTCTTCCTCATGTATTAGAATTTTAGCATTTTCAAAAGCTCTCTTTAAAGCAGCATTTCCAGCTATGTGATCCGCATGTCCATGAGTATTAAGTATATATTTAAGATCAAAAGGAGCTCTCTTTAAGAAATCTATTATCTCCCATGGATCCCCACCAGGATCAACAACAAGCGCAACTTTATTAATCTCGTCAGCAAGAAGATAGGCATTAGAAGCTAATTCTCCCAAAACCCATCGCTTTAGAATCATCCCCTACGAGGCCTCCTTCTATCCTCGCTATCAAGCATAATCGTAACAGGGCCATCATTATAAATCTTAACAAGCATCATCGCACCAAACTCACCAGTTTCAACCCTGATTCCCCTCTCTCTAAGTCTATTTATAAAAAGTTCATACATCTCCTTACCCTTTTCCGGCGTAGCGGCCTCAGTAAAGCTTGGTCTTCTTCCCTTCCTACAATCAGCATAAAGGGTAAACTGAGAAACAACCAAGG of Synergistota bacterium contains these proteins:
- a CDS encoding MBL fold metallo-hydrolase, coding for MILKRWVLGELASNAYLLADEINKVALVVDPGGDPWEIIDFLKRAPFDLKYILNTHGHADHIAGNAALKRAFENAKILIHEEDASMLTSPALNLSIWLGSVISSPKADMCLSNGDLIELGNFKIEVIHTPGHTPGSVCFYVKDVGILFSGDTLFCRSVGRTDFPGSSWEALISSIRNKLFRLPKITKVYPGHGEETTIEEEMYGNPFLV
- the dtd gene encoding D-aminoacyl-tRNA deacylase codes for the protein MRALIQRVKEGAVFINDKEVGRIGKGFVILLGVGQNDTIEDLDYLIDKVVNLRVFPDMDGKMNLSLLDVGGEALVVSQFTLYADCRKGRRPSFTEAATPEKGKEMYELFINRLRERGIRVETGEFGAMMLVKIYNDGPVTIMLDSEDRRRPRRG